A single Ziziphus jujuba cultivar Dongzao chromosome 11, ASM3175591v1 DNA region contains:
- the LOC107431711 gene encoding uncharacterized protein LOC107431711, whose product MGLPNVSGDLSAEMDVDAFRRLFPLRFYERHLVESIRPDARPLGRARDTTLALGAVASADGSALAKIGLTTMLAAIKMEVMTPSTETPDEGSIAIDFHMPPICSPLVRPGRPAEAEPVVSKQLSDTILSSGMINLKELSLINGKAAWMVYLDIYCLDADGALFDAALLSAVAAFSHLQIPVVSLNDHGKVVLMSEENEGGKDPVNKEKRKLTLSSIPFSLTCILHKNYILADPTAEEESIMETLVTVVLDSSGQLVSLYKPGGPVLAYTSAIQDCVALTRQRVKELRKILDEALSGMEVY is encoded by the exons atgGGATTGCCAAATGTTTCAGGGGATTTGTCAGCAGAAATGGACGTGGATGCTTTCAGACGACTTTTCCCTCTGCGCTTCTATGAGCGCCATCTTGTTGAATCTATACGCCCTGATGCCAGGCCACTTGGAAGAGCCAGAGATACAACGTTAGCCTTAG GGGCAGTTGCATCTGCTGATGGATCAGCACTAGCAAAGATTGGATTGACT ACCATGCTGGCTGCTATAAAAATGGAAGTCATGACACCTTCAACTGAGACGCCAGATGAGGGATCCATAG CTATTGATTTCCACATGCCTCCAATTTGTTCTCCGCTTGTTAGGCCTGGTAGGCCTGCTGAGGCAGAACCGGTTGTGTCGAAGCAGTTATCTGATACTATTCTAAG TTCTGGCATGATTAATTTGAAGGAGTTATCCTTGATCAATGGAAAAGCTGCTTGGATGGTCTACCTG GACATATACTGTTTGGATGCTGATGGTGCCCTCTTTGATGCTGCTTTGCTCTCAGCAGTTGCCGCCTTTTCTCACt TGCAGATTCCTGTAGTTTCATTAAATGATCATGGGAAAGTAGTTCTTATGTCTGAGGAGAACGAGGGAGGAAAAGATCCAGTaaataaagagaaaaggaaGCTCACATTGAGCAGCATACCATTTTCATTAACATGCATACTTCACAAGAATTACATATTGGCTGACCCTACTGCAGAGGAAGAATCAATCATGGAAACTCTTGTAACTGTGGTTTTGGATTCATCTGGTCAACTTGTCTCTCTTTACAAGCCAGGTGGACCTGTACTTGCCTATACTTCAGCTATTCAG GATTGTGTTGCGCTGACTAGGCAAAGAGTGAAGGAACTTCGGAAGATTTTAGATGAAGCCCTTTCCGGTATGGAGGTTTACTAG
- the LOC107431688 gene encoding magnesium-chelatase subunit ChlH, chloroplastic, which yields MASLVSSPFTLSGSKEALSSLSQKHYFLHSFLPRKINPTYSKFTLRVKCAAIGNGLFTQTTPEVRRIVPSNNQGLPTVKIVYVVLEAQYQSSLTAAVQALNSNQTDASYEVVGYLVEELRDEATYKTFCKDLEDANIFIGSLIFVEELALKVKAAVEKERDRLDAVLVFPSMPEVMRLNKLGSFSMSQLGQSKSPFFQLFKRKKQSSAGFADSMLKLVRTLPKVLKYLPSDKAQDARLYILSLQFWLGGSPDNLQNFLKMISGSYVPALKGTKIKYSDPVLYLDSGVWHPLAPCMYDDVKEYMNWYDTRRDANEKLKSPNAPIIGLVLQRSHIVTGDESHYVAVIMELEARGAKVIPIFAGGLDFSGPVERYLIDPVTKKPFVHSVVSLTGFALVGGPARQDHPRAIEALMKLDVPYIVALPLVFQTTEEWLNSTLGLHPIQVALQVALPELDGGMEPIVFAGRDPRTGKSHALHKRVEQLCTRAIRWAELKRKSKTEKRVAITVFSFPPDKGNVGTAAYLNVFSSIFSVLQDLKRDGYNVEGLPETSEALIEEVIHDKEAQFSSPNLNVAYKMGVREYQSLTPYANALEESWGKPPGNLNSDGENLLVYGKQYGNVFIGVQPTFGYEGDPMRLLFSKSASPHHGFAAYYSFVEKIFKADAVLHFGTHGSLEFMPGKQVGMSDVCYPDSLIGNIPNVYYYAANNPSEATIAKRRSYANTISYLTPPAENAGLYKGLKQLSELISSYQSLKDTGRGPQIVSSIISTAKQCNLDKDVELPDEGQEITAQERDLVVGKVYSKIMEIESRLLPCGLHVIGEPPSAIEAIATLVNIAALDRPEDEISSLPSILAETVGRNIEDIYRGSDKGILKDVELLRQITEASRGAISAFVERTTNKKGQVVDVADKLSSILGFGINEPWVQYLSNTKFYRADRDKLRKLFEFLGECLKLIVADNELGSLKQALAGKYVEPGPGGDPIRNPKVLPTGKNIHALDPQAIPTTAAMQSAKVVVDRLIERQKADNGGNYPETVALVLWGTDNIKTYGESLAQVLWMIGVRPVADTFGRVNRVEPVDLEELGRPRIDVVVNCSGVFRDLFINQMNLLDRAVKMVAELDEPAEMNYVRKHAIEQAEALGIDVREAATRVFSNASGSYSSNINLAVENSSWNDEKQLQDMYLSRKSFAFDCDAPGAGMTEKRNVFEMALSTADATFQNLDSSEISLTDVSHYFDSDPTNLVQNLRKDGKKPSAYVADTTTANAQVRTLSETVRLDARTKLLNPKWYEGMMSSGYEGVREIEKRLTNTVGWSATSGQVDNWVYEEANTTFIEDEEMLNRLMNTNPNSFRKMVQTFLEANGRGYWETSEHNIERLRQLYSEVEDKIEGIDR from the exons ATGGCTTCTTTAGTATCATCGCCATTCACTCTATCCGGTTCCAAAGAAgctctttcttcactttctcAAAAGCATTACTTTCTTCACTCATTTCTACCCAGGAAAATCAACCCCACCTACTCAAAATTCACTCTCAGAGTGAAATGTGCAGCAATTGGCAATGGACTATTCACCCAAACCACACCAGAGGTTCGTCGAATCGTACCCAGTAACAACCAAGGCTTACCAACCGTGAAAATCGTCTACGTAGTCTTGGAAGCTCAGTATCAGTCATCTCTAACAGCCGCAGTCCAGGCTCTGAACAGCAACCAAACGGATGCCTCGTATGAAGTTGTGGGTTACTTGGTTGAGGAGCTCCGAGACGAAGCCACGTACAAAACTTTCTGCAAGGACCTTGAGGACGCTAACATTTTCATTGGGTCTTTGATCTTTGTGGAGGAACTTGCTCTCAAAGTCAAGGCTGCTGTGGAGAAAGAGAGGGACAGACTCGACGCCGTTTTGGTGTTCCCTTCAATGCCTGAAGTGATGAGGCTGAACAAGTTGGGCTCTTTCAGTATGTCACAGCTTGGGCAGTCAAAGAGTCCGTTTTTCCAGCTTTTCAAGAGGAAGAAGCAGTCGTCTGCTGGTTTTGCTGATAGCATGTTGAAGCTAGTAAGAACTTTGCCTAAGGTTTTGAAATACTTGCCCAGTGATAAAGCTCAGGATGCTAGGCTTTATATTCTTAGTCTTCAATTTTGGCTTGGTGGGTCACCTGATAATCTGCAGAATTTCTTGAAAATGATATCCGGGTCTTATGTTCCCGCTCTAAAAGGGACTAAGATTAAGTATTCTGACCCGGTTCTGTATTTGGATAGTGGGGTTTGGCACCCTTTGGCTCCTTGTATGTATGATGATGTGAAGGAGTATATGAATTGGTATGATACAAGGAGGGATGCTAATGAGAAGCTTAAGAGTCCAAATGCACCAATAATTGGGTTGGTTTTGCAGAGGAGTCATATTGTTACAGGAGATGAAAGTCACTATGTGGCAGTGATTATGGAGTTGGAGGCAAGAGGGGCTAAAGTGATACCAATTTTTGCCGGTGGACTTGACTTTTCAGGGCCGGTTGAGAGGTACTTGATTGATCCGGTTACAAAGAAACCTTTTGTACATTCGGTGGTATCGCTTACCGGTTTCGCTTTGGTCGGAGGGCCGGCAAGGCAGGATCATCCACGGGCTATTGAGGCTCTGATGAAGCTTGATGTTCCTTATATTGTTGCGTTGCCTCTGGTGTTTCAGACAACTGAGGAGTGGTTAAACAGTACTCTGGGGCTTCACCCAATTCAGGTAGCATTGCAAGTGGCTCTTCCCGAGCTTGATGGAGGCATGGAGCCTATTGTTTTTGCTGGTCGGGATCCTAGAACTG GGAAATCACATGCTCTTCACAAGAGGGTGGAACAACTATGCACCAGGGCGATTAGATGGGCTGAACTGAAAAGAAAGTCAAAG ACAGAGAAGAGGGTAGCAATCACAGTGTTCAGCTTCCCACCAGACAAAGGAAATGTCGGAACAGCTGCCTATCTTAATGTCTTTTCCTCCATCTTCTCAGTTCTGCAAGATCTTAAAAGAGACGGTTACAATGTTGAGGGCCTTCCAGAGACATCAGAAGCCTTGATTGAAGAAGTAATTCATGACAAAGAGGCTCAATTCAGCAGTCCAAACCTGAATGTTGCTTACAAAATGGGGGTCCGTGAATACCAAAGCCTAACACCTTATGCCAATGCATTGGAAGAAAGCTGGGGAAAACCACCTGGGAATCTGAACTCAGATGGAGAGAATCTCTTAGTATATGGCAAACAGTATGGCAATGTCTTCATTGGAGTCCAGCCCACATTTGGCTATGAGGGTGATCCTATGAGGCTGCTGTTCTCAAAATCAGCTAGTCCACATCATGGCTTTGCAGCATATTATTCATTTGTTGAAAAGATTTTCAAAGCTGATGCTGTTCTCCATTTTGGTACCCATGGTTCACTGGAATTCATGCCCGGGAAACAGGTGGGAATGAGTGATGTCTGTTACCCTGACAGTTTGATTGGAAACATTCCCAATGTCTATTACTATGCTGCTAATAATCCATCTGAAGCAACTATAGCAAAACGCCGCAGCTATGCTAATACCATCAGCTACCTGACCCCTCCAGCAGAAAATGCAGGGCTTTACAAGGGCCTTAAGCAGTTGAGTGAGCTcatctcttcataccaatctcTTAAAGACACAGGCCGTGGACCACAGATTGTCAGCTCTATCATCAGCACAGCTAAACAATGTAATCTTGACAAGGATGTGGAACTACCTGATGAGGGGCAGGAAATCACAGCGCAAGAACGAGATCTTGTGGTTGGTAAGGTTTATTCCAAAATCATGGAGATTGAATCCCGTCTTTTGCCTTGTGGTCTTCATGTCATTGGTGAGCCTCCATCAGCCATAGAAGCAATAGCAACTCTTGTCAACATTGCCGCACTGGACCGTCCTGAAGATGAGATATCATCACTTCCATCTATATTAGCTGAAACAGTGGGAAGAAACATAGAGGACATCTACAGAGGGAGTGACAAAGGAATTTTGAAAGATGTGGAGCTTCTTAGGCAAATAACTGAAGCATCACGTGGAGCAATTTCAGCTTTTGTGGAGCGTACAACAAATAAGAAGGGTCAAGTTGTTGATGTGGCTGATAAGCTCAGCTCTATTCTTGGATTTGGTATCAACGAGCCTTGGGTTCAATACTTGTCAAACACAAAATTTTACCGGGCAGATAGGGACAagcttagaaaattatttgagtTTTTAGGAGAATGTTTGAAGCTTATTGTGGCTGATAATGAGTTGGGAAGTTTGAAGCAAGCATTGGCGGGGAAGTATGTGGAACCAGGGCCTGGTGGAGACCCAATTAGAAACCCCAAAGTTTTGCCAACAGGAAAGAACATTCATGCGCTTGATCCACAAGCTATACCCACAACAGCAGCAATGCAAAGTGCAAAAGTTGTTGTTGACAGACTAATTGAGAGGCAGAAGGCAGACAATGGGGGAAACTATCCTGAGACAGTTGCACTTGTTTTATGGGGCACAGACAATATCAAGACTTATGGTGAGTCCTTGGCTCAAGTTCTGTGGATGATTGGTGTTAGGCCAGTTGCTGATACTTTTGGTAGAGTCAACCGGGTGGAACCAGTCGATTTGGAAGAGCTTGGAAGGCCTAGGATTGATGTTGTTGTTAATTGCTCAGGAGTTTTCAGAGACCTCTTTATCAATCAG ATGAATCTTCTTGACCGGGCAGTAAAGATGGTTGCTGAGCTAGATGAGCCAGCTGAAATGAACTATGTTAGGAAGCATGCAATTGAACAAGCAGAAGCCCTTGGAATTGACGTTCGCGAAGCTGCAACACGGGTCTTCTCAAATGCCTCAGGATCCTACTCTTCTAATATAAATCTTGCCGTTGAGAATTCTTCATGGAATGATGAGAAACAATTGCAAGACATGTATTTAAGCAGGAAATCTTTTGCCTTCGATTGTGATGCCCCTGGCGCAGGAATGACTGAGAAAAGAAATGTTTTTGAGATGGCTTTGAGCACAGCTGACGCAACATTCCAGAATCTGGACTCCTCAGAAATCTCACTCACTGATGTGAGTCACTATTTTGACTCAGATCCAACCAACCTGGTACAGAACCTAAGGAAGGATGGGAAGAAACCCAGCGCATACGTTGCTGACACCACCACAGCTAATGCACAG GTTCGTACACTTTCTGAGACAGTGCGGCTTGATGCACGAACCAAGTTATTGAATCCCAAGTGGTATGAAGGAATGATGTCAAGTGGGTATGAGGGTGTCCGTGAAATTGAGAAAAGGCTTACGAACACAGTTGGATGGAGTGCGACTTCTGGTCAAGTTGACAACTGGGTTTATGAAGAGGCCAACACAACTTTCATTGAAGATGAAGAGATGTTGAACAGGCTCATGAATACCAACCCGAATTCCTTCCGGAAAATGGTGCAGACATTCTTAGAGGCCAATGGACGTGGTTATTGGGAGACTTCAGAACATAATATTGAAAGGTTGAGGCAGTTGTACTCGGAAGTCGAAGACAAAATCGAAGGAATTGACCGGTAA
- the LOC107431709 gene encoding probable glycosyltransferase STELLO2, whose product MLVQDRAAPKSPKQSQIRTLPTTLRPNRFSESKSLDFSTWLSDNLYKIISILLLIATVAALYFLRNVGDTAALLCFEKEAEALEKIQFPHVNWNSIPPNSDKSSPYANFRSERWIVVSVSNYPTDSLRKLVKIKGWQVLAIGNSQTPSDWSLKGAIFLSLEQQAKLDFRVLDYLPYESFVRKTVGYLFAIQHGAKKIFDADDRGDVIDGDLGKHFDVELIGEGARQETILQYSHENPNRTVVNPYIHFGQRSVWPRGLPLENVGEVGHEEFYTEVFSGKQFIQQGISNGLPDVDSVFYFTRKSGLEAFDIRFDEHAPKVALPQGMMVPVNSFNTIYHSSAFWALMLPVSISSMASDVLRGYWGQRLLWEIGGYVVVYPPTVHRYDRIEAYPFSEEKDLHVNVGRLIKFLISWRSNKHRLFEKILELSYAMAEEGFWTEKDVKFTAAWLQDLVAVGYQQPRLMSFELDRPRASIGHGDRKEFFPRKLPSVHLGVEETGTVSYEIGNLIRWRKYFGNVVLIMFCSGPVERTALEWRLLYGRIFKTVVILSGQKNPDLAVEEGQLDRLYKDLPKIFDRFTSAEGFLFLQDDTILNYWNLLEGDKTKLWITNKVSESWTTVSTNDNSDWFSKQAAMVNNIVSTMPAHFQVSYKETVKSGQSLTICNSEVFYIPRHFVADFADLVNLVGNQEVHQKVAIPLFFLSMDSPQNFDSVLSTMIYKQTPPSMNSSSLYSSKVPAVHPWSVSSEQEFINLIRLMGYGDPLLTELV is encoded by the exons ATGTTGGTCCAAGACCGTGCAGCCCCCAAGTCCCCTAAACAATCCCAGATCAGAACCTTGCCTACTACTCTTCGTCCAAACCGCTTTTCCGAGTCCAAGAGCCTCGATTTCTCCACATGGCTATCGGATAACCTCTACAAGATTATCTCAATCTTGCTCCTGATTGCCACTGTAGCCGCCCTTTACTTCCTCCGCAACGTCGGCGACACTGCAGCTCTCCTTTGCTTCGAAAAGGAAGCTGAAGCCCTTGAGAAGATCCAATTCCCGCATGTGAATTGGAATTCCATACCACCCAACTCTGATAAGTCCTCCCCCTACGCGAATTTCCGATCGGAGCGGTGGATCGTCGTTTCCGTTTCCAATTACCCAACCGATTCGCTCCGCAAGCTCGTCAAGATCAAAGGGTGGCAGGTCTTGGCGATTGGAAATTCACAGACGCCGTCGGATTGGAGCCTTAAAGGTGCAATCTTTTTGTCCTTGGAACAGCAGGCTAAATTGGACTTTCGCGTACTGGATTACCTTCCTTACGAGTCGTTTGTTAGGAAGACCGTGGGGTATTTGTTTGCCATCCAACACGGCGCGAAGAAGATCTTCGATGCTGACGATCGCGGCGATGTGATCGATGGCGATTTGGGTAAGCACTTTGATGTAGAATTGATAGGAGAAGGTGCTAGGCAAGAGACGATTTTGCAGTATAGCCATGAGAATCCGAATAGGACTGTTGTGAACCCTTATATTCATTTTGGGCAACGGTCTGTTTGGCCTAGGGGTTTGCCTCTGGAAAATGTAGGTGAAGTTGGGCATGAAGAGTTTTACACTGAAGTTTTCAGTGGAAAGCAGTTCATACAACAGGGTATCTCTAATGGTCTCCCTGATGTTGATTCGGTTTTCTATTTCACCAGGAAATCGGGTTTGGAAGCCTTTGATATTAGGTTTGATGAGCATGCTCCCAAAGTGGCATTGCCTCAAGGAATGATGGTGCCTGTTAATTCTTTCAATACAATTTACCATTCTTCAGCGTTTTGGGCTTTAATGCTTCCTGTTTCTATTAGCTCAATGGCTTCTGATGTGTTGAGGGGCTACTGGGGACAAAGGCTGTTGTGGGAGATAGGTGGGTATGTTGTTGTTTACCCACCTACGGTTCATAGATATGATAGAATTGAGGCATACCCATTTTCAGAAGAGAAAGATCTCCATGTAAATGTAGGTCGCCTAATTAAGTTTTTGATTTCTTGGAGATCGAATAAGCATAGATTGTTTGAGAAGATCCTGGAATTAAGTTATGCAATGGCAGAGGAGGGATTCTGGACTGAGAAAGATGTAAAGTTTACTGCTGCTTGGCTTCAGGATTTGGTTGCCGTTGGTTACCAGCAGCCAAGACTAATGTCATTTGAACTGGATCGACCACGGGCGAGTATTGGTCATGGGGATCGGAAAGAGTTTTTCCCAAGAAAATTGCCATCTGTTCATCTTGGTGTTGAAGAAACAGGAACAGTGAGTTATGAGATTGGAAATTTGATTCGATGGAGGAAGTACTTTGGCAATGTTGTTCTTATTATGTTCTGCAGTGGCCCTGTAGAACGTACAGCTCTTGAGTGGAGATTGCTTTATGGGCGAATATTCAAAACCGTGGTCATTTTGTCTGGACAGAAGAACCCAGATCTTGCTGTTGAAGAAGGTCAATTGGACCGACTATACAA AGACCTACCCAAGATATTCGATCGATTTACCAGTGCAGAGGGATTTTTGTTCCTTCAGGATGATACGATTCTTAATTACTGGAATCTTCTGGAAGGAGACAAGACTAAACTGTGGATAACAAACAAG GTGTCCGAATCTTGGACTACTGTTTCAACCAATGATAACTCAGATTGGTTCTCAAAACAAGCAGCTATGGTAAACAACATTGTCAGCACGATGCCAGCTCATTTCCAAGTCAGTTACAAAGAAACTGTAAAAAGTGGCCAGAGCCTTACAATATGCAACTCTGAGGTATTCTATATCCCTCGGCATTTTGTAGCTGATTTTGCGGATCTTGTTAATTTAGTGGGAAATCAAGAAGTCCATCAGAAGGTTGCAATTCCcttgttctttttatcaatgGATTCACCTCAGAATTTTGACTCAGTGCTTAGTACAATGATTTATAAGCAAACACCACCTTCTATGAATTCTTCTAGCCTTTATTCATCCAAAGTACCTGCTGTTCACCCATGGAGTGTATCGAGCGAACAggaatttataaatttgatcaGATTAATGGGATATGGTGATCCTCTCCTAACGGAGTTAGTATGA
- the LOC112493543 gene encoding uncharacterized protein LOC112493543 isoform X2 has translation MDAPFFQNRKRVVQRRMEQFPCALERTVASALLLLSTTPPSLSPSNFDFQDDESINGATKSKSCSLVQFSNFDFQDDESIGGVTKSKSCRGSLVSSDSKNSSSSITSDVFSEETRASKTKIAAAVPHRYEMELKVVRKSRTKIYRNSDSQKLSSDKAASSSYRSAFAETSCISSSSSSASSARSCYLTRRKEKMVREDLMRKRVGSTQMRRLAEAILKLLSGGCFSEMRIRQLLGDSPDTSKALRMLLKLEEVIRSGTGGRQNPYIYMIAG, from the exons atggacgCGCCATTTTTTCAAAACAGAAAGAGAGTTGTTCAGAGAAGAATGGAACAGTTTCCATGTGCTTTGGAACGAACAGTAGCTTCCGCTCTGCTGCTCCTCTCCACCAcacctccctctctctctccttcgaA CTTCGATTTCCAAGACGATGAGTCGATCAATGGGGCAACGAAGAGCAAGAGTTGCAGTTTAGTTCAATTTTCAAA TTTCGATTTCCAGGACGATGAGTCGATCGGAGGGGTAACGAAGAGCAAGAGTTGCAGAGGAAGTTTAGTTTCAAGTGATTCGAAGAACTCGAGCTCTTCCATCACCAGCGATGTCTTCTCTGAGGAGACTAGAGCAAGCAAGACGAAGATCGCGGCTGCTGTGCCTCATCGCTATGAGATGGAGCTGAAG GTCGTGAGGAAGAGTCGCACGAAGATCTATAGGAATTCTGATTCCCAGAAGCTCAGCTCCGACAAGGCTGCCTCGTCGTCCTACAGATCTGCGTTCGCTGAGACTTCGTGCATATCCAGCAGTTCTAGCTCGGCTTCAAGCGCGCGAAGCTGTTACCTGACCAGACGCAAGGAGAAGATGGTCCGCGAGGACCTCATGAGGAAGCGCGTCGGCTCAACTCAAATGCGCCGCCTAGCTGAAGCCATTTTGAAGTTGCTGTCTGGCGGCTGTTTTTCTGAAATGAGGATACGCCAACTGCTTGGTGACAGTCCTGACACCAGCAAAGCATTGAGAAt GTTGTTAAAGCTTGAGGAGGTTATAAGATCAGGCACAGGAGGACGTCAGAACCCTTATATTTACATG ATTGCAGGATAA
- the LOC112493543 gene encoding uncharacterized protein LOC112493543 isoform X1: protein MDAPFFQNRKRVVQRRMEQFPCALERTVASALLLLSTTPPSLSPSNFDFQDDESINGATKSKSCSLVQFSNFDFQDDESIGGVTKSKSCRGSLVSSDSKNSSSSITSDVFSEETRASKTKIAAAVPHRYEMELKVVRKSRTKIYRNSDSQKLSSDKAASSSYRSAFAETSCISSSSSSASSARSCYLTRRKEKMVREDLMRKRVGSTQMRRLAEAILKLLSGGCFSEMRIRQLLGDSPDTSKALRMLLKLEEVIRSGTGGRQNPYIYMVFFYKLSISF from the exons atggacgCGCCATTTTTTCAAAACAGAAAGAGAGTTGTTCAGAGAAGAATGGAACAGTTTCCATGTGCTTTGGAACGAACAGTAGCTTCCGCTCTGCTGCTCCTCTCCACCAcacctccctctctctctccttcgaA CTTCGATTTCCAAGACGATGAGTCGATCAATGGGGCAACGAAGAGCAAGAGTTGCAGTTTAGTTCAATTTTCAAA TTTCGATTTCCAGGACGATGAGTCGATCGGAGGGGTAACGAAGAGCAAGAGTTGCAGAGGAAGTTTAGTTTCAAGTGATTCGAAGAACTCGAGCTCTTCCATCACCAGCGATGTCTTCTCTGAGGAGACTAGAGCAAGCAAGACGAAGATCGCGGCTGCTGTGCCTCATCGCTATGAGATGGAGCTGAAG GTCGTGAGGAAGAGTCGCACGAAGATCTATAGGAATTCTGATTCCCAGAAGCTCAGCTCCGACAAGGCTGCCTCGTCGTCCTACAGATCTGCGTTCGCTGAGACTTCGTGCATATCCAGCAGTTCTAGCTCGGCTTCAAGCGCGCGAAGCTGTTACCTGACCAGACGCAAGGAGAAGATGGTCCGCGAGGACCTCATGAGGAAGCGCGTCGGCTCAACTCAAATGCGCCGCCTAGCTGAAGCCATTTTGAAGTTGCTGTCTGGCGGCTGTTTTTCTGAAATGAGGATACGCCAACTGCTTGGTGACAGTCCTGACACCAGCAAAGCATTGAGAAt GTTGTTAAAGCTTGAGGAGGTTATAAGATCAGGCACAGGAGGACGTCAGAACCCTTATATTTACATGGTATTTTTTTATAAGCTCAGCATTAGCTTCTGA